Within Terriglobia bacterium, the genomic segment AGCCCGCGGGAGCCGGTATGAATGAGCAGTACGACGCTGTCTTTATGCAGGTTGTATTGCGCGGCTGCTTTTTCGTCGAACACCTCATCGACGAATTGCACCTCGATAAAATGATTTCCGGAACCCAGCGTTCCGAGCTGCGGAGCTCCGCGCTGCTTCGCGCGCTCGCTGACGGCATCCGGATCCGCGCCTGCGATGCAGCCGCGCTCTTCGGTGTGATCGAGGTCCGCTTCCGAGCCCATGTCGCGTTCGATTGCCCACTTCGGACCCTGTTCCAGAACCTTGTTCAGGTCGCTGGCCGAGATCTTCAAACGGCTCGACTGGCCGGTGCCCGAAGGAATATCGCGGAACAGTTGATGCACAAGTTCACGGAGCTTGGGCTTCACATCCTTCAGCGTGAGATTGCTGCTTAGCAGCCGGACGCCGCAGTTGATGTCGAATCCAACTCCGCCGGGTGATACCACTCCATGCTGTTCGTCGGTAGCCGCGACACCGCCGATTGGAAATCCGTAGCCCTGGTGAATGTCGGGCATCGCCAGAGCGCGTCCGACAATGCCGGGAAGCATGGCGATGTTTGCGGCCTGTTCGAGGGATTGATCGTGGCGAATGGCCTCCAGAAGCTGTTCGCTGGCGTATACGACGGTGTCGGTGAGCATTCCGGGCTTGTACGTCCTTGGAATCAGCCACCGGTAGTCGTCGATTTTTTCGAGCTGCATGTCAAACGTCC encodes:
- a CDS encoding RtcB family protein, which codes for MQLEKIDDYRWLIPRTYKPGMLTDTVVYASEQLLEAIRHDQSLEQAANIAMLPGIVGRALAMPDIHQGYGFPIGGVAATDEQHGVVSPGGVGFDINCGVRLLSSNLTLKDVKPKLRELVHQLFRDIPSGTGQSSRLKISASDLNKVLEQGPKWAIERDMGSEADLDHTEERGCIAGADPDAVSERAKQRGAPQLGTLGSGNHFIEVQFVDEVFDEKAAAQYNLHKDSVVLLIHTGSRGLGHQVCTDYVSQLDQAMRRYDLHVPDRQLACAPVHSPEGQRYLHAMAAAANFAWTNRQCIAHAARGAFRRVLGENVRMPVIYDVAHNIAKIETHTIDGKPRRVVVHRKGATRSFPDQPVFIPGSMGTASYFLMGQEGAMRETFGSACHGAGRVLSRSAAKKGVTAKEIQKELESRGIIVESLTREGLTEEKPEAYKDIESVVDVVHNAGLAARVARLRPLGVVKG